The following are encoded in a window of Anopheles stephensi strain Indian chromosome X, UCI_ANSTEP_V1.0, whole genome shotgun sequence genomic DNA:
- the LOC118510076 gene encoding fatty acid hydroxylase domain-containing protein 2-like, translating into MSLTVELFDLPAHQFRVFWGASGSLWQSLWDRLLDLTGDNPLALWTVGSYVYTSLIYWSIGLLYTMFDVTGRPSFLRRYKVQPGTNEPVDPGRLRTVIRQVLFNQFCTGFPLLFLMYYLLPAGTRDNVRELPTFLTVVWQLAVCIVIEEIMFYYSHRLLHDGRIYRYIHKRHHEWTAPIAITAMYAHPIENVLSNLLPIAVGVWTTGCHISVAWLWFTIAISNTLHVHSGYHLPFLPSPEQHDFHHLKFNQCYGVLGVLDWLHGTSDMFNRSKQAKRDYILTKLEPVRETHPDQ; encoded by the exons ATGTCGCTTACGGTGGAGCTGTTCGATCTTCCGGCGCACCAGTTCCGGGTATTTTGGGGCGCATCCGGTAGCCTGTGGCAATCGTTGTGGGACCGCCTCCTGGACCTAACTG GTGATAATCCGCTCGCCCTTTGGACCGTTGGGTCGTACGTGTACACCTCGCTGATTTACTGGAGCATCGGGCTTCTATACACGATGTTCGATGTAACCGGGCGGCCCAGCTTTCTACGCCGCTACAAAGTACAACCGGGCACAAATGAACCGGTCGACCCGGGCCGTCTGCGCACCGTCATCCGGCAGGTACTGTTCAACCAGTTCTGCACCGGGTTTCCGCTGCTGTTTCTGATGTACTACCTGCTACCGGCCGGTACGCGCGACAACGTGCGCGAGTTGCCCACCTTCCTGACCGTCGTCTGGCAGCTGGCCGTCTGCATCGTGATCGAGGAGATAATGTTTTACTACAGCCATCGGCTGTTGCACGATGGCCGCATCTACCGGTACATCCACAAGCGGCATCACGAATGGACTGCGCCGATCGCCATTACCGCCATGTACGCGCATCCGATCGAAAATGTGCTGAGCAATCTGCTGCCGATAGCGGTCGGCGTGTGGACGACCGGGTGTCACATTTCGGTCGCCTGGCTGTGGTTTACGATTGCCATCTCGAACACGCTGCACGTACACTCTGGCTACCATCTGCCGTTTCTGCCCAGCCCCGAGCAGCACGACTTTCATCATTTGAA GTTTAACCAGTGTTACGGGGTGCTGGGTGTGCTTGACTGGCTGCACGGAACAAGCGATATGTTCAACCGCTCCAAACAGGCCAAGCGGGATTATATTCTGACAAAACTGGAACCGGTACGAGAAACCCATCCGGACCAGTag
- the LOC118510080 gene encoding integumentary mucin C.1, with amino-acid sequence MHAALVYVCIVGALLVVGGGGSEATQQQNKPPDLNGTVAKVIDAMVEDGGRNGTVGVPLVEHHADRGQRIVARKGVINDVATVIRGSVTDQQTPGSEDGASVPAVVASATNNVTHSVPATQSNVTTTTTSVASSASNGGSTIPTISANASSTTASSAKPQPTPTQSKPPSSSTNATTTLGTSGTSSSNSSVSSTSTTTSTTPSTTTTSSTSTSTTTTKPPKKPKITYSVEDEPKLLQAAKPGYGAPYDPVDSSGRLRVDEPLAQFSKEFLGGVGGPGEPPNSRREYIVPIVTLIFAIPLLLGLFLLSYRRAKEFWLTRHYRRMDFLIDGMYNY; translated from the coding sequence ATGCACGCAGCACTGGTGTACGTGTGCATTGTTGGTGCGCTGTTAGTGGTGGGTGGAGGTGGCAGTGAAGCGACCCAGCAACAGAACAAACCACCGGACCTGAATGGGACGGTGGCGAAAGTGATTGACGCAATGGTGGAGGACGGTGGGAGGAATGGTACGGTTGGAGTACCGCTGGTGGAGCATCATGCCGATCGGGGCCAGCGGATAGTGGCACGGAAAGGGGTAATCAATGATGTGGCAACAGTGATCAGGGGGTCCGTCACGGACCAACAAACACCTGGCAGTGAGGATGGGGCCAGTGTACCTGCCGTCGTCGCCTCTGCCACTAACAACGTGACGCACAGCGTACCTGCCACGCAGTCAAACGTAACTACCACCACGACCTCGGTGGCGTCGAGTGCATCGAACGGTGGTTCCACCATACCCACAATCAGTGCAAACGCATCCTCAACCACGGCGAGCTCCGCAAAACCGCAGCCGACACCAACACAATCAAAACCtcccagcagcagtaccaaCGCAACAACGACCCTCGGGACATCCGGTACGAGCAGTAGTAACAGTAGCGTTAGTAGCACctctaccaccaccagcactacACCGTCAACAACGACCACCTCGAGCACctcaacctccaccaccaccacgaaacCTCCAAAGAAGCCAAAGATCACCTACTCGGTTGAAGACGAACCAAAACTGCTCCAGGCGGCCAAACCAGGTTACGGTGCACCGTACGATCCGGTAGATAGCAGTGGGCGACTGCGCGTGGACGAACCGCTCGCCCAATTCTCCAAGGAATTTCTCGGCGGCGTTGGTGGTCCCGGTGAACCGCCCAACTCACGTCGCGAGTACATCGTCCCGATCGTGACGTTGATCTTCGCCATTCCGCTACTGTTGGGCCTGTTCTTGCTGTCGTACCGGCGGGCCAAGGAGTTCTGGCTGACGCGCCATTACCGGCGGATGGATTTTCTCATCGACGGCATGTACAACTACTGA